One Burkholderia sp. PAMC 26561 genomic window carries:
- a CDS encoding ABC transporter permease has product MLVVTFIGLLGVTFFIGRKIPIDPLLAMLGERASPQAYAAARLSLGLDKPLIVQFAIYVRDVLHGNLGMSLLTSNPVVDDIKRVFPVTLELATLSTFMGIVIGVPLGVVAAVRHNRWIDHVARFIGLAGSSLPVFWLALMGLLLFYAKLHWVSGPGRIDPLYDGMVDTHTGSLLIDSIIAGEWDVLKNALSHIVLPAGILAFYSIAYLSRMTRSFMLEQLSQEYIVTARAMGLSERRVIWRHAFGNIAVPLLTVIALAYSYLLEGSVLTEIVFAWPGIGSYLTGALLNADMNAVLGSTLVIGATFITLNLLTDALYKIFDPRAR; this is encoded by the coding sequence ATGCTGGTTGTCACGTTCATCGGCTTGCTCGGGGTGACGTTTTTCATCGGGCGGAAGATCCCGATCGATCCGTTGCTCGCCATGCTCGGCGAGCGCGCATCGCCTCAGGCTTACGCGGCGGCGCGGCTCTCGCTCGGGCTCGACAAGCCCCTGATCGTGCAGTTCGCAATCTACGTTCGCGATGTGCTGCATGGCAATCTCGGCATGTCGCTGCTGACGTCGAATCCGGTTGTCGACGACATCAAACGCGTTTTTCCAGTCACGCTTGAACTCGCCACCCTGTCCACCTTCATGGGCATCGTGATCGGTGTGCCGCTCGGCGTCGTGGCGGCAGTGCGGCATAACCGCTGGATCGATCATGTGGCGCGATTCATCGGGTTGGCGGGGAGTTCACTGCCTGTGTTCTGGCTCGCGCTGATGGGCCTGCTTTTGTTCTATGCCAAGCTGCATTGGGTCTCGGGACCGGGTCGTATTGATCCGCTTTACGACGGCATGGTCGATACACATACCGGAAGTTTGCTGATCGATTCCATCATTGCCGGCGAGTGGGACGTGCTGAAGAATGCGCTCTCGCATATCGTCCTGCCTGCCGGCATTCTTGCGTTCTATTCCATCGCTTACCTGAGCCGCATGACGCGCTCGTTCATGCTCGAACAGTTGAGCCAGGAATACATTGTCACGGCGCGGGCAATGGGGCTGAGCGAACGGCGCGTGATCTGGCGTCATGCATTTGGCAATATCGCGGTGCCGCTCCTGACGGTGATCGCGCTCGCTTATAGCTACCTGCTCGAAGGCTCGGTGCTGACCGAGATCGTGTTTGCGTGGCCGGGTATCGGTTCGTATCTCACGGGCGCGCTCCTCAACGCCGATATGAACGCCGTGCTCGGCAGCACGCTTGTGATTGGCGCAACGTTCATCACGCTCAACTTGCTGACGGACGCACTGTACAAAATATTCGATCCTCGCGCCCGATGA